The Balearica regulorum gibbericeps isolate bBalReg1 chromosome 23, bBalReg1.pri, whole genome shotgun sequence sequence AGCAATGCTCTGTTCTTGGGTTCCTATATGCAGCTCCCCTCTGTGATCGCGAAGGCAGAattgctgtcactgctgctctgaTAAGCTGTATCCCATACCCACTTTGGGTtcagctttatttctgtattgaCACTGTGGCCTTCTTCAGACTTTTTACCTTTTGCATGATTGACAGAAAGGGGTCTGGAGGAATTAAGGAATATTAGGCATGGGGATAAGAGGTATCAGTTGGAAAAGCCGTTGGCCATATGTTTCTCTCTGATAAGGATGttgcttttaaatcagtttGGCTCTGCTCTaacactgacttcagtggatttCTTCTGGGGATGCGCTCTTGGTATCATACCCAGGACATGTATTTTTCACTGGTTTGAATCTGTTTCTGTTCAAGTTTACTCAAAGTTACTTTCCTATACCTATACTTGTAACTTGCTTATGTAACATACACGCTATgtgtaaaattatattttcatagaaACTCTGATGTTTGCATTCATCACTTAGGGCAGTTATTCTAAAGTATGTTCTCTAGGAAAGTGAAGCTTTATCTGTACACCTAAACCAGACCTACCTGACTGGATAAGCCTTGGATTAGCGGACCAAGCAGTTCCAAATAAATTGGGGCTGGCAAACTGAGTTTGTTCAGTGCTTGTGAAGGGGAAGATGGCTTTGAAATGAGGGATAACAGTGCATGAATCACTTGGGGTGCTTTAGGTTAGCCTCCCATGGGTCCTGCAGAAAACCTTTTCTATTAGTTCTCTCCAATGTTTTAGAAAAGCATGAATTAGCTGAGACTTGTGAGATTAGTAGACTTACAATCACATGCCTTGAAGAGCAGGGGGAGAGTCTTagtaaaatttacttttaaaactgacCTGAACAATACAAAATTGAAAGACAAGCTCTGCTCAGCTGCCTTGTCCACAGCAAGTTTTGCTGCTTCTACCACCAAGGTTGTGTAAACTGCTGTAACTGGCTGAGCTCCGCCAAGGCAAGTCATGCCCAAATCATTTAGATGGCTAAAACAGCAGCAATCCATGTAATGGGATTTTATTGCGTATGGTGCTAGCTAAGCGCTATGCCCTCGTGCTTTCCAACCCTTCGCAAAAACATCGTTTGATTCAAAGCGCACGGGAAGTCTTTGGTTGTGGGACCCTGCGCTGCCGAATCCTGGGCAGAAGCTGTCCTCACAACCCCTGCAGGGAATAGCTTCTGGATTCGTGGATCCCCATACAGAACTGAGATCTTGCTAAAATCTGGGCCAGCGGATAGCGACGCGAATCCAAGAGGGCCTGTTGCAATTTTGGGTGGGTATTGCACGAAGACACGGTTTGGCTACAGCCCCATTTTCTCGCTGCTGGACAAGCTCCAGTCGCTGACGTGACGTACCAGGCTGCACCCCCTACCCCCCAGGCCCCTCACCCCGCTCCTGGCGCTGGGAGGCTGCGGaagcgccgggccgggccgtaCTGCGTTACCAGTGGGCAGGGACGGGCCTGTCACCCGAGTGTCCCAAAGAGCCTCCGGCAGCTCCGCCCTCCCCGGGGGCACACCGGGCCCGCTACGCGCTACGGCCTTGGAGCAGACAGCGGTAGCCGCCTCCCCCGCCTCGGCCGGACCGCTGCAGCCCCCGCGCAaccgccccgcccctccccgccccgccgggccgtCCCGCTGCTGCGCAGTGCGGCCCCGCACTCCCCGCGACGCCGTCACACGGCGATCCCGCCCTGCCGCCCGTCCGTCCGTCCGCCGCGCTTTACGGCAGCGCGGCAGTGTCGCACGGGGCGGTGTGGCGCCGTGCCCGGACGGAGGAGGTCACCGAgtggcggcagcggcggcggggccgcggctcCGGCTCCGACTCCAGCATGTGGCGGGTGTTTGCGCGACGCGTAGCCCGGGGCGCGGCGGGAGCTCCGGTTCCGGTGCGGAGCTGCCGAGCGCTCGGTACCGCTGGGGCCGGCCGTGGCGCGGCGGTGGGGGTCGGGGCTGGGCCGCTGGGCCGCGGCCCAGCGTGGGGCAGCCCCGTGCACTGCTCTGGTGcgctcctgctgcctcctgcctggcccCGGCTCGTCCCGTGCCGCTGCTGCAGCCTCCCGGCACACCAGAAGGTGAGAGGCTCTCCCCCGCCATCCCAGGCGGTCTGGGTGCCCCCCGTACCCCCTCATGTTCCTGCCCCTATAACCACTGGGGTCCCCCAGGGGACAGGCTGGTGTCCCCGCCCCGCTACCTCGGGGGCAGCCCCTTCACTTCCTCTCTTTGGGCCTTGCTTCTCCTCACTGGGCAGCTCAGTTTGCCCTGGGGAACTGCAGTTCCCTCTCCAAATCTGCGGGTCTCGTATCCTTGCTGCCACCCTGCCCCAAATCCCTGTACCGTTCATCAGGTCCCACCTCCTTCACCGCTAGTCCTTTTTCTCTGTACCTCTCTTGGTTCCCTGGCATAGCTTCTCCCTTTGTTGGTCAGCCTCATCTCAGCACCCCGATATTGGTTTGCTCTGCAGTCTTACCAGCAGGTTGGAGGCAGTCCTGACCTGCTAGGGATTTGCAGACAGGCTGTCCTTTGTTGCCCCCTGTCCCAGCCTGTGTGGAGGATCCGTTTCTGCCCTGTGTGTGGGGTTCCTACTGTCAGGGCTGTCTGGGATGTAACGTTGCCCTATTCCTCACAGGTGACCTTGCCAGCTCTGTCCCCCACTATGCAGATGGGCACCATTGCGcgctgggaaaagaaagaaggtgacAAGATCAGTGAAGGGGAGCTCATAGCGGAGGTATCTTGGGGGCACAGGCTGTGTTGCATTTCTCATGAGCTGTATGTGCGTCCTGGGTTCTGTTTGTGGTTTTCCTCACTTGAACGCAGATCCTGGCTTCAAGATCACAGCTCCCAACAGCATCTGGCTAACAGCCAGAAGTGGCTAACAGCCTTTCAAAACTCGttgctgcttttcccctttctgagcaggagcagcactTAACCTGTTTGAGAGCATACTTTCCTAGAGGTGGTGCCACAGAACTGTGTGTGTCATGACCCTACGCTATCAGACTGGAAGGCTCTGAGCTCACTGGTTATTTCCATTGCTGTGATGATATCCTGTTCTCTCTCAAAGGTGGAGACAGACAAAGCAACCGTTGGCTTTGAGAGTCTGGAGGAATGCTACTTGGCTAAGATCCTGGTGCCAGAAGGAACAAGAGATGTTCCTATTGGGGCCATAATATGTATCACAGTagaaaagtatgtattttgCTAACCCTTGAGTTGAATTTCCTCTCTCGGGGCTTCTTGGGTGCCTTGTGTGAAAGGCTTAGAGACAGTCATCTGACTGTTTTTGTGGTTCGGTGTTTTCTTCTAGGCCTGAATATGTTgatgcctttaaaaattatactCTGGATTCTGCAGCGTCTGTCCCCCCTGCAGCCTCAGTGCCTCCTCCTCAAGCTGCAGCTCCCTCACCACCAActcagccttctcctcaggctcctggcagctctTACCCTCCTCATATGCAGGTAAGAGAGCATTGCTGATAATTTAAGGCTTGTTGCGCTCTTCTTCTGTGTTTGGCATTACTAACTTCAGGGCATTTTGTCATAAATACTATCTGGAGTGCGTAGTTATTGGCTGTAATTGCAGGAGTGTGTGCCACTTCAATTGTTGCATGCTTAAAGCGGGTGTTTGGGAGGTCCCAtaaagtttttttcagaaaattgttttagcATCCCTGGTGCTAGTAGAGAAGAGACTTGTCTCTCCAGGATTGTTATGCAGTCTAGAAAAAACCTGCTACATATGCATTATTTGGACAGCTCTAGTATAAAAAGACCTTGTGCTAAATGTGAATAAGCTCTGAAGGAATAAGCTCTGAAGGTCCTGCTTACATCTCAGAGCAGAACTTAAGACCGTAATACTCTGATGAACACACCAAATGTGTTTGTGGGTGACTAATAATGAGGTGTATTTGTGGATAATCTTTTTACCTTGCTTAGATATTGAAGCATCCACCCACTGTTTTGTATTTGAGTGCTTTGTAGCAGGGTATTTCTGTgatgttcctttaaaaagaaaatgtgaaatattaaaCGTCATTCCACAGATGATACATATAGGAACTGATTTGTCTGAGATGTTAGGCAAAGTTGGTAATTGAACAAAGAATTTATTAAAGGTTTCTTAATCTGACTTGTGTTTTAGCTACTAAACTTGCTTGCTTGCCTTATCTGTCCAGTTTTGCTCTGAAGCTGTACTCATACATGCTGTATTTGTTGCACAGCAATAAGCATGTGCAAACCTACAGCATCTTTGAGTGCTTATTGGAAGACGAATCTGTATAGCTTTTAAAGGGGCCAAACCTGTTAGTCACAGACAAAGTGACTTGCTTCAGTCTTCCTTTTAGCCTTGCAGATAGCAGCTGCAAGACAGTCCCAATGTGGTGGTGGTAATGATTATTTTGATACATAGATTTCttgctctttgcttttgcttgctttcttcttagGCCTTTAATAAAAGAAGCGAAACTAGCAATATGGGACAGCACTGTGCTTTGCTGTAATGGAGCCAGATCTAAGAGTGCAGTAAAGGCTGGCTGCTTCTTTAGGTTGGCATTGTCTAGTCAGGAGTTAAAACTGTGTTCCTGTTCCTTTTGGATTACCAGAATCTGATTCTCTTGTATTCTCTGGCTTCACAGGTCACTCTCCCTGCCCTGTCACCTACCATGACAATGGGCACAGTGCAGAGATGGGAGAAGAAAGTCGGGGAGAAACTGAATGAGGGAGACTTACTGGCAGAAATTGAGACAGATAAAGCCACAATAGGTGAGTCACCTCCAAAGCCAAGAATGGATGAACTGCTCTTAGAAGGGGAGGATCCAGAGTAGCCTCTGTTCCAGCTGTTCTCCTAGTTGCTCAGGACATGAAGCTGTGGGGCATAACTTCTCATTCCATGGGGGAGCTAAACATTGGAGCTCCTAAAACCACTTCTATTTCTTCATCAATCCTTTTTAGCAGCGTACAGTGCATGGAGACATTTCCCTACTAGTTgcactgaaaattattcttttgcCTACTAAATATAGGACAGGGCTTTAGCTGCTTTAGAAGCAACATTTTAGAGGAACTCTTCAGCTGCATCAGGAACCAAAACAgttctggttttttcccttacaGGCTTTGAAGTGCAGGAGGAAGGCTACTTGGCAAAAATCTTGGTGCCTGAAGGAACAAGAGATGTACCATTAGGAACAGCTCTCTGCATCATTGTGGAGAAAGAGTCTGATATTCCAGCCTTTGCTGACTACGAAGCCACTGCGGTAACTGACATGAAGgcacaagctgctgctgctcctcctcctcctccaccagtAAGGACCATTCTTAGCATGTGAGAGGAGTTATGGGGACCATTAAGAGGCCTGATCTGAACTGTTCTGCTGATTTGACAGTGTGAAGCCCTGGCTGCAACAATAATGTTTATGATTCTGGGAATGCAAGGCTAACACGTGTTGGTGATAGGTGACCTAGGAAGTGATCATTAGTTTGCCCTCCAAAAACTGGAGCAGATAGTCATTCATTATgatctcttctccagcctgttgtgCCAGATCTAATGCCTCATCCATGAAAACTGGGAGAATAAGTTActtatttcacctttttttggTGTATAGTTCAGCAGCTTAGTTGGCCTCCTTCCCAGTAAGTTTCTGATTTAGTTTCTGGCACTGGGAAACTTCTCTGAAAATTCTTTCAGATTAGTGACTATTTTTGCGGTTCTCTTGACTGGTAATTAGATGGTCCTGTTATCTTACTGTACCTTCAAAGCTTTTGCTGAATGATCCTGAAGCTCATGGCTTTGATTCTTCTGTTAAGGTGGTGACTACTCCTGCTGCcgctcctcctccccagcctgctgtTCCTTCCACGCCAGCAGTCCCCGCAGCTGGGCCACCTCCCTCGAAAGGAAGGGTCCTGGTTAGTCCCCTGGCAAAGAAAATAGCGGCAGAAAAAGGAATTGATCTTGCCCAAGTGAAAGGTGTGTTGCCCTTCCACTTCCTTGCTCTCACTATCAAGTGTCCCTCTAGGGACATACTTGcctattcttttctttcctccccatcAGGAACATCCTGACTATGCAGCTGTCCTCACCAGAGGCTGTGTTAAGTGATTTCTGTGGAATAAAACTGGTACCTTTAGAAGCAATGCCTTGTTGCAAATAATTGAAATCAtcttatgtttttctttgacCGTTTTAGGTACTGGACCAGATGGTAGAATCACAAAGAAAGATGTGGAGTCATTTGTGCCACCAAAGGTTGCTCCAGTGAGTAGGCTTGAGAATGGATATTTTATTGTAGTGATGGAAATGTTCTGTAGAAATGCAATTACTAGATGGAACTGTTACTGCTGGATTGGTTGGGTTATGATGCTGTATGGGCTATGGTGGCTATTAGGTTGTAAAGCTTAACCTGTCAGAAACACAGATGaaactttcttcctttataTGTCCCTTTGGTATTTCACTGAGGGGGGGCGGGAAAGTGCGGTCCCAACCCTTTGTTTGGTTGCTATATTGTTGTGCATTGAGGTAAGCCCAGTCCCAACTGATCTAACCTTTCTGAAAAGAGGCAATTAGAATGAAAGTCAGACTTACGAACCAACAGCCTGCTGTCATTGTTGCTACAAATTTGTTCTTTACTGTTGCTTGTCTTTTATATGAGATGACGGAAGTGTTGCTTTCTGTACTGCTGGAAGGGATGTGGCTGAGTGCAGTTTGAGAGTGCCCTCTAGCATACCTCTCTGCTCTATGTAAGACAACCATTTAGCAGGACTTTCTATTCTGGGAGCTTCATAGCAGTGCATATCAGTGTTGCATTTCTACGTTCTACTACTACATTTAACAATCGAATATAGGACTTACAAAGAACCTAGTGGGTACTGGAGGGGTGAGGCTAGAGAGTAGAAATATCTGCTGCTCCTTAGCAAGAGGCAGCTTAGCCTCAGCATTTGTCCCACATACTGAGTTACTCTGTACAGTCGATAATTGGGAATTATGCTGGCTTTTTCTGATTGCAGGCTCCAGCACCAGAGGCagttcctgcagctgctgcagttgCAGCAGCACCAGTGGGAACCTTCACAGATATCCCTATCAGCAACATTCGGAGGGTAAGAagattttattcctttccaAGATCATTATTTACAGTCATGAATTTTccaaattgatttattttcattacttctgTTGTATATCTGCAGGTCATTGCTCAGCGGTTGATGCAGTCTAAACAAACAATACCTCACTACTACCTTTCTGTTGATATAAACATGGGAGAAGTACTGGTGCTAAGGAAAGAACTCAATCAGGTAAAGCATTTAGGCATGGTGAGAGTCTGTGGGGGGGAAAGCTGCGTTCTCTCACAGGTTTGCCCACCCTGCTTTTTGGTGATATGCtattttggtttggaaaaaatagttttttcagTGCCTTTTCTACCTGTTGTGGATTGGTTTTGGACTGTTTGTGACGGAATGAGACTTTGTACC is a genomic window containing:
- the DLAT gene encoding dihydrolipoyllysine-residue acetyltransferase component of pyruvate dehydrogenase complex, mitochondrial, translating into MWRVFARRVARGAAGAPVPVRSCRALGTAGAGRGAAVGVGAGPLGRGPAWGSPVHCSGALLLPPAWPRLVPCRCCSLPAHQKVTLPALSPTMQMGTIARWEKKEGDKISEGELIAEVETDKATVGFESLEECYLAKILVPEGTRDVPIGAIICITVEKPEYVDAFKNYTLDSAASVPPAASVPPPQAAAPSPPTQPSPQAPGSSYPPHMQVTLPALSPTMTMGTVQRWEKKVGEKLNEGDLLAEIETDKATIGFEVQEEGYLAKILVPEGTRDVPLGTALCIIVEKESDIPAFADYEATAVTDMKAQAAAAPPPPPPVVTTPAAAPPPQPAVPSTPAVPAAGPPPSKGRVLVSPLAKKIAAEKGIDLAQVKGTGPDGRITKKDVESFVPPKVAPAPAPEAVPAAAAVAAAPVGTFTDIPISNIRRVIAQRLMQSKQTIPHYYLSVDINMGEVLVLRKELNQEVSDNVKLSVNDFIIKASALACLKVPEANSSWMDTVIRQNHVVDISVAVSTPAGLITPIVFNAHIKGLASISKDVVSLATKAREGKLQPHEFQGGTFTISNLGMYGIKNFSAIINPPQACILAVGSSEKRLVPADNEKGFDVANVMSVTLSCDHRVVDGAVGAQWLAEFKNFLEKPVTMLL